CTACACCTCGATCTTCATCGCCGCGCCGATCCTGATCTATCTCGGTGTCGGCACCCACCGCGACGGGCCGGACGTTCCCGCAAAGAAATAGCCATGGCCAACCCCTCGGACGTTCCGCACCTTCCGAGGCCGGCGCCGATCGAGGCCTACGGCAAGGGCGGCTTCGCCTTCGACACCATGTCGCATCGTGGCTCGCTGTTGTGCCTTCCGGACGGGATCTGGGCATGGCCGGTGACGCAGCCTGCCGAGATCGACCAATACACGCTGGAGCGCGTGTTCAAGGCCGCCAACGCCATCGACACGCTGATCGTGGGCACCGGCACCGAGGTCTGGCTGCCGCCACGCGGCCTGCGCGAGGCACTGCGTGCGGTCCGGGTGGTCATGGATACGATGCAGACCGGTCCGGCAATCCGCACCTATAACATCATGCTGGGCGAGCGCCGGCGCGTCGCGGCGGCGCTGATCGCGGTGCCATGAACGCCACGCAAGCTCCCATCGACGCCGCCGGCTTCTGCGCCGATCTGGTGCGCAGTCACGATTTTGCCCGCTACGCCGCGACGCTGTTCATGCCGGCGATCCCGCGTCGTGCGCTGCTGGCCGTCTACGCCTTCAATGCCGAGATTTCGCGGGTGCGCGAGCAGGTCAGCCAGCCGCTGCCGGGCGAGATACGGATGCAATGGTGGACCGACACGTTGGCCGGATCGGGCCACGGCGGCAGTGAGGGCAATCCGGTGGCCGCAGAACTGCTGCTTGCGATCCGGGATTTTCGTCTGCCGGTCGAGCCGCTATTGCGCCTGATCGAGGAGCATCAGTTCGATCTCTACAACGACCCGATGCCGTCGATGGCCGCGCTGGAAGGCTATGTCACCGATACCTCGTCGGCGCTGTTTTCGCTGGGCGCGCGGATCGTGGCGCGGCCGTCGGAGCAGATCGATCATCTGGCGCGCCATGCGGGTCTCGCGCAAGGCATTGCGCAGGTGATCGCAGCGTTGCCGCTCGATGCGGCGCGGCGGCAGCTCTTCGTGCCGGTGCAGTTGCTGGAAAGTCATGGCAGCGGCATGGAGGAAATCTATGCCGGCAAGCAGACGCTGAAGGCGCGTGCGGCGATCGATCAGTTGAGCGGTGAGGCGCGCGCGCATCTAGCGACGGCCTTTGAGCTGCTGGCCGGCGTACCGCCGGAGGCGAGACCGGTATTCCTGCCGCTGGCGCTGGTCCGCCGCGATCTGAAGCGGATGTCGCGCGCCGACGTCGATCCCTTCGTACCGCATCCGACCTCACGGTTGCGGACGCTGTGGACACTATGGCGGGCGTCGCGGTCGAAGGAGTTTTCGTAGGCTGCGCCGCTCAGGCGGTCGTCATACCCCGCGAATGCGGGGTATCCAGTACGCCGCGCCGTCCGATTGAATCACCCGCTTTCGCGGGTGACGACAGCTTAGCGCGCCGGTTGATCCATATCGGCCGACTCGAAATTGAATCGATCGCGCAAGTTCTTGCGCTGTTCCAAAATGTCTTTCAGGAATTCGCGGTCGGCATCGCTGGTCATCATCGGCCCGATCAGGTCGATCTGATTCATCGCGACCAGTTGCAGGATCTCGGTACGCGGTTTTCCGGCACTGTCGCGCGGCAGGGCATGCACCACCTGGATATGTTCGGGCGGCTTGATGCCCTTGGCGGATGAGAGTTCGCTGCGCAGTTGTTTTTCCAGCGCGACCTTGTCCGCCTCGACAAACGCATACAGCCCGACACCGACACGCCGGTCGGCAAAGGCGACGATCGCGGTGTCGCGGACTTCAGGGTTTTTCCGGATCAGATCGATCAGCACCGGTGCGTCATTGACCAGGCGCCGGCCGCCGCCTTCACGGTCGGTGAAATTGAACAGCCCCCGGGTGATCGCCTGGTAGACCTTCTTGCCGGTCTTGAGCCAGAGGCTGGCGACAAAGGATTTGCGCGCGAGGATCTTGCGCTCCATCGGGGTCAGCGCCGCGGGCGCATAGCTGCGCTTGTGCTTCAACAGATGCCGCAGGTCCTCATAGGCCGCGATCCGGAACAGTCGGCTGCGGCTCTTGAAGCAGCCGGCCAGCTGAAAATCGGTGAGATAGGCGTTGCCGTCGCTGCCGCGCAGCCAGTTCTGTTCCTTGGCGAGGTCGTTATGGCAGATGCCGGCGCGATGCAGCTTGCGCAAGGCGAGCTTGGCGGAGCGGAAATAGGCGAGGTCACCATGGGGTTTTGCCAGATGCAGCGCGACACCGTCGATGAAGCCGCGCACCAGCGCCTGCCGCCCGGCCCACAACAGTTTTGGGCCGACATCGAGATC
The Bradyrhizobium sp. KBS0727 genome window above contains:
- a CDS encoding phytoene/squalene synthase family protein, with the protein product MNATQAPIDAAGFCADLVRSHDFARYAATLFMPAIPRRALLAVYAFNAEISRVREQVSQPLPGEIRMQWWTDTLAGSGHGGSEGNPVAAELLLAIRDFRLPVEPLLRLIEEHQFDLYNDPMPSMAALEGYVTDTSSALFSLGARIVARPSEQIDHLARHAGLAQGIAQVIAALPLDAARRQLFVPVQLLESHGSGMEEIYAGKQTLKARAAIDQLSGEARAHLATAFELLAGVPPEARPVFLPLALVRRDLKRMSRADVDPFVPHPTSRLRTLWTLWRASRSKEFS
- a CDS encoding serine/threonine protein kinase; translated protein: MALQGDDAAVLSARWTEGVLLKRDVFSTVERGRFREDSGDVEAVLRRLDQVPLWSYPLARHLFARERRALALARDLDVGPKLLWAGRQALVRGFIDGVALHLAKPHGDLAYFRSAKLALRKLHRAGICHNDLAKEQNWLRGSDGNAYLTDFQLAGCFKSRSRLFRIAAYEDLRHLLKHKRSYAPAALTPMERKILARKSFVASLWLKTGKKVYQAITRGLFNFTDREGGGRRLVNDAPVLIDLIRKNPEVRDTAIVAFADRRVGVGLYAFVEADKVALEKQLRSELSSAKGIKPPEHIQVVHALPRDSAGKPRTEILQLVAMNQIDLIGPMMTSDADREFLKDILEQRKNLRDRFNFESADMDQPAR
- a CDS encoding Mth938-like domain-containing protein, which encodes MANPSDVPHLPRPAPIEAYGKGGFAFDTMSHRGSLLCLPDGIWAWPVTQPAEIDQYTLERVFKAANAIDTLIVGTGTEVWLPPRGLREALRAVRVVMDTMQTGPAIRTYNIMLGERRRVAAALIAVP